The bacterium sequence AGACGGCCGCGATGATCGGTTGGGTCATCAACTCCATGCGACGGACCAGGGCACCCAGCCGCTCCGCCTCCAGGGAACGGGCTCCGGTGCCTTCCTCGTGCGCCTGCTTGAACCTGTTGATGTCGGCACCGGCCGCAAAGTGGGGGCGACCCGTGATCACCACGGCCCGGATGCCTGGATCGGACGCCCGATCGAGCGCCTGGTCCAGATCGCGCACGACTCGGGCCGAAATGGCGTTGACCGGCGGGCGGGTCAGCTCTATGAGCCCTACCGCATCATGGGTGGTGTACGACGCGTATTCCAAGACTCTCCTCGCTGTGGGTTCCGACAGGTTATATGGGTGGGCTCGCTAGATCGGACAGGCTCGGTCCGACCGACCCGGCGAGCCGGAGGATCCGGCGACCGGGCAGCCCTTCATCCCCTGAGGTGACGCCGATGATCCCTGACGGCTCGCCATAGCTCGCCGACCCCGACACCCTCGGTGGCCACCGTTTCCAGGACCGGGGGCTTCCAGGACCGCGCCGGACCCATGGCGAGCATCACCTCGAGGTCCCGCCGCGCCGACGCGCTGCCTGCCAGGTCGGCCTTGTTGACCACGTACACGTCCCCGATCTCGAGCACTCCGGCCTTGGCGGCCTGGACGCTGTCGCCCCACCCGGGCGTCACCACCACCACGGTGGTGTCCACATGGTGCATGACCTCGACCTCGGACTGGCCCACGCCGACCGTCTCGATCAGCAGGAGGTCGAAGCCGGCCCCTTCCAGCACCGCGGCGATGCGGGGAACCGCCTCCGACAGGCCTCCCAGGTGGCCCCGTCCCGCCACCGACCGCACGTACACGCCGGGATCGTCGACATGGTCCTGCAGGCGGATCCGGTCGCCCAGGAGAGCCCCGGATGTAAGGGGGCTGGAGGGGTCGACGGCGATCACGGCCACCGTCCGCTCGTCCGTCCGGATGGTGGATATCAGGGCGGAGACAAGGGTGCTCTTGCCCACACCCGGTGCGCCGGTGATGCCGATCCTCGAAGCCCCGCCGGCTAGCGCGGCGAATGCCTCCAGCAGATCGCCCGCCGCCGCAGGGCCCTCCTCAGTCGCGGTAATGGCCTGAGCCAGGGCCCGCCGGTCGCCCTCACGAACCCGGTCCACCCATTCGCCCACCTCTGGAGGCTCAGCGGTTGTTCGGCTGGCCCCGGTCGGCATTGCTACACGCCCCGATACGGCACCGGAAGGCAGGCTCGGCTCAAGTGGCGTTGACGGCGGTGACGCCGGGGACCCGGTCCTTGAGGATCCGCTCGATACCCGCCGTAAGCGTCATCATCGACATCGGACAGCCACTACAAGCCCCGACCAGGTTCAGGTTCACGGTCCCGTCCTCGTCCACCCCCTCCAGGATCAGGTCGCCGCCGTCGTACTGGAGGGCCGGACGGATGTACTCCAGGGTGGAATCGAGCAGGTCAGGGTCGACGTCGGCCCGTTCTTCACGTACGGGCGGGCGGAGGGTTACCGCGGTCTCGGTAGCGCTCATGGGTCGGATGCATCCTTGCGGAGGGTTGCGGGCTTGCGAACGAAGCGGGCTTGCGGAACGGAGTGGAACCGGCCCACCCGTCAGGATACCCCGCCGGGGGGGTACGGGGAAACGTCCTTTTCGGCCCGCCGGCTCGCAACGAATCGCCTGACCAGAGTCAGCAGGCCGCCCTCAGCTGTCGAAGGAGGTCGCAGAGATCTGCAGTGAGAGCCAGTCGGTGTCCAGTTCCTCCTTGCGGACCCGCAGTTCGAGATAGAGAACCGCCAGCACCACGGCGATGAAGGGCTGGGTGAGGACCCAGACGATCTCCGATGCCAGCAACGAGCCGGACGATCCCAGCAGGAAGCCGAACACCTCCACCAGGATCACCACGAGGATCAGGTTGGCCACCACGACAAGCGCCGAGGTGGTGGCCAGGATGCCGAAGATGGCCATCCGGCGCCCGGCGGTGATCACCCAGGAGCGGGCGAAGGCGGTGAGCGGTCCGGCCCCTTCGATGATGACGGCGCTCAGCGTGGCGCTCCAGGCCACGACGAGGAACAACCCAGGGAACACGAACATGGCCGAACCGAGCGTGACCCCCGACCAGAACAGGACGGTCACCACGGCCAGGGACACCATCCGGCTGATGGCGGCCGCGGTGGTGTCGCGCCACGACGACTCGACACCGGCGTAGGTCTCGCCGACCGTCCGGATGACCGCCGCGAACAGGATGCTCGTGATCAGCAGGCGTATCACCAACCAGGGTCCAAGAGCCCCGACGAACGTCGAGAGTTCCTCGTTGGTCGGTAGGGCGGAAAGCGGAGGAGGATCGTCCGCCAGCAGGTAATAGAGCACGGCGTAGGGAAGGTCGAGCACTGCGGCGGTGGCGATCAGCGTGCCGAAACGGTGGCGGTAGGCGCCAAAGGACTCTTTTAGCACCCCGCCCGTGTCCAGAGGCCGGAGTTGGAACTCTGCCATTGCCCTGATTCTAGGAGTGAGCAACCCTGCGGATTCCCGCCGGCCAGGTAGTGGGCGGTGCGCACGCCCACGACATCCTGAACCTAAGGCTCACAGCGCGCCCCACGGCACCCTGAACCTAAGGCTCACCGCGGCTCGTGCTGGAATCGAATCAACCTACCAATCTGCGAGTTCTCAAGGATGCCGGGTCGGGACTCCTTCCCGAAGGAACTCTGACCGGGCACAGGCCGGTTACGAAACCGGAACGACATCGACCCGGCGGTTGCTGACGGCGACGAGTGCGGCCAGGTCAAGGGGATCGGAAGTGATGATCGGATCACCGTGAGCGGCCATGGCTGCCAGTGCCGCGTCGATTGCGTCGCTCAGACCGGAACGAGCGAGCAGTACACCGGCACGGCGGCCCAACTCTTCGTCGAGGGGAACGGTCTCGACAGCCTGTAGAGCGCGGGCGAGGCGAGTCTGGCGACCGGTTCCGCCGCGCCACACCTGGGCAGTGACACCACCGTGGGTCACTAGCTCGAGGCTTTTCGGACAACCCCCTACCGAAGGTTCGGAACGTTCTCCTCAGTCCGTTGGAACCGCCGGACGGACAGCGAGCCGGTATCCTCCGGACTTGCCGTTCTAGGAAGTGAGTTGAGAGTCGCGATCGGCGCTGACCATGCCGGCTACCCGCTTAAGGAGCACCTTGCCTCGATCCTCGGGAGCGACCACGACGTGATCGATCTGGGCACCCACTCCACCGCCGCCGTCGACTACCCGGACGTGGCGATCGCGGTGGCGGAGACAGTGCAGCGCGGGGAAGCCGACCGCGGCATAATCGTGTGCGGGTCC is a genomic window containing:
- the meaB gene encoding methylmalonyl Co-A mutase-associated GTPase MeaB, which encodes MGEWVDRVREGDRRALAQAITATEEGPAAAGDLLEAFAALAGGASRIGITGAPGVGKSTLVSALISTIRTDERTVAVIAVDPSSPLTSGALLGDRIRLQDHVDDPGVYVRSVAGRGHLGGLSEAVPRIAAVLEGAGFDLLLIETVGVGQSEVEVMHHVDTTVVVVTPGWGDSVQAAKAGVLEIGDVYVVNKADLAGSASARRDLEVMLAMGPARSWKPPVLETVATEGVGVGELWRAVRDHRRHLRG
- a CDS encoding NifU family protein, encoding MSATETAVTLRPPVREERADVDPDLLDSTLEYIRPALQYDGGDLILEGVDEDGTVNLNLVGACSGCPMSMMTLTAGIERILKDRVPGVTAVNAT